A stretch of Pseudomonas sp. LS.1a DNA encodes these proteins:
- the flgG gene encoding flagellar basal-body rod protein FlgG produces the protein MLPALWVAKTGLSAQDTNLTVISNNLANVSTTGFKRDRAEFQDLLYQIRRQPGAQSTQDSELPSGLQVGTGVRIVGTQKSFVAGSLQTTENPLDMAVNGRGFFQILQPDGTVSYTRDGTFHLNSDGQIVTANGYALEPAIVVPNDAQTFTVGQDGTVSITTAGNPAAQVIGNIQTADFINPAGLQAIGDNLFLETAASGAPQVGTPGLNGFGTTLQQTLENSNVSTVEELVNMITTQRAYEMNSKVISTADQMLSFVTQQL, from the coding sequence ATGCTTCCGGCTCTTTGGGTCGCTAAAACCGGCCTGTCCGCCCAGGACACCAACCTGACGGTCATTTCCAACAACCTGGCCAACGTCTCGACCACCGGTTTCAAACGTGACCGTGCCGAGTTCCAGGACCTGCTGTATCAGATCCGTCGTCAGCCCGGCGCCCAGTCGACCCAGGACAGCGAGCTGCCCTCGGGCCTGCAGGTCGGTACCGGTGTGCGCATCGTTGGCACCCAGAAAAGCTTTGTCGCCGGTAGCCTGCAGACCACCGAAAACCCGCTGGACATGGCGGTCAACGGTCGTGGCTTCTTCCAGATCCTGCAGCCGGATGGCACGGTTTCGTATACCCGTGACGGTACCTTCCACCTGAACTCCGACGGCCAGATCGTCACCGCCAACGGTTACGCCCTGGAGCCTGCCATCGTCGTGCCGAACGATGCGCAGACCTTCACCGTTGGCCAGGACGGCACCGTGTCGATCACCACCGCCGGCAACCCGGCAGCGCAGGTGATCGGCAACATCCAGACCGCCGACTTCATCAACCCGGCCGGCCTGCAGGCGATCGGCGACAACCTGTTCCTTGAGACCGCCGCCAGTGGCGCGCCGCAAGTCGGCACCCCGGGCCTGAACGGTTTCGGCACCACCCTGCAGCAGACCCTGGAAAACTCCAACGTCAGCACCGTGGAAGAGCTGGTGAACATGATCACTACCCAGCGTGCCTACGAGATGAACTCCAAGGTCATTTCCACCGCTGACCAGATGCTGTCGTTCGTCACTCAACAGCTCTAA
- the flgE gene encoding flagellar hook protein FlgE — protein MSFNIGLSGLYAANKALNVTGNNIANVATTGFKSSRAEFADQYSNSVRGTSAGKNVVGTGVKTAAVSQMFTPGNINGTGQALDMAIDGNGFFVMNDNGSKIYTRAGAFYSDKDGYVVSSSGANLQGYAVDANGKIIQGVLTNLQIDTSNLTPNPTGKISENVNLNSSATAPAITPFDPANTGSYNYTFNTDVYDSQGNAHQLNQYFVKDAASNSWTMYTTIDGRNPADPTSTTPLANKLPFKSDGTLDTAAMTAGPVAGGMTIAADKTFTLDNWIPAQKNAAGVWSPNGATANLAGVNLDMLGTTQYNAASATTAKSQDGFATGELSGLTIDQSGNMFANFTNGQDKVIGQVAIANFANLQGLTPVGGTSWKESYASGVPVIGAPDTGTLGQITGGALEDSNVDLTGELVNLIKAQSNYQANAKTISTESTIMQTIIQMT, from the coding sequence CAATATCGGCCTTAGCGGCCTCTATGCAGCAAACAAGGCCCTGAACGTAACTGGCAACAACATTGCCAACGTTGCCACCACCGGCTTCAAGTCGTCGCGTGCCGAGTTCGCCGACCAGTACTCCAACTCCGTGCGCGGCACCAGTGCCGGCAAGAACGTGGTGGGTACTGGCGTGAAGACTGCTGCCGTGTCGCAGATGTTCACCCCGGGCAACATCAATGGCACCGGCCAGGCGCTGGACATGGCCATCGATGGCAACGGCTTCTTCGTGATGAACGACAACGGCTCGAAGATCTACACCCGTGCCGGTGCGTTCTACAGCGACAAGGACGGTTACGTGGTCAGCTCGTCGGGCGCCAACCTGCAAGGTTATGCCGTGGATGCCAACGGCAAGATCATCCAGGGCGTGCTGACCAACCTGCAGATCGATACCTCGAACCTGACGCCGAACCCGACCGGAAAAATCTCCGAGAATGTCAACCTGAACTCCAGTGCTACCGCACCGGCCATTACGCCGTTCGATCCTGCCAATACCGGCAGCTACAACTACACGTTCAACACCGATGTGTACGACAGCCAGGGTAACGCGCACCAGTTGAACCAGTACTTCGTCAAGGATGCCGCCAGCAATTCCTGGACCATGTACACCACCATCGACGGTCGCAACCCCGCCGACCCGACCTCGACCACGCCACTGGCCAACAAGCTGCCGTTCAAGTCCGACGGCACCCTTGATACTGCTGCCATGACTGCAGGCCCGGTAGCCGGTGGCATGACCATCGCCGCCGACAAGACCTTCACCCTCGACAACTGGATTCCGGCACAGAAGAACGCTGCCGGCGTATGGAGCCCGAACGGCGCCACTGCCAACCTGGCCGGGGTGAACCTGGACATGCTCGGCACCACTCAGTACAACGCAGCAAGCGCCACCACCGCCAAGAGCCAGGATGGCTTCGCTACCGGCGAGTTGTCGGGTCTGACCATCGATCAAAGCGGCAACATGTTCGCCAACTTCACCAACGGCCAGGACAAGGTCATCGGCCAGGTGGCCATCGCCAACTTCGCCAACCTGCAGGGCCTGACCCCGGTTGGCGGTACCAGCTGGAAAGAGTCCTACGCCTCGGGCGTACCGGTGATCGGCGCCCCGGACACCGGCACCCTGGGCCAGATCACTGGCGGTGCGCTGGAAGATTCCAACGTCGACCTGACCGGCGAGCTGGTCAACCTGATCAAGGCGCAGAGCAACTACCAGGCCAACGCCAAGACCATCTCCACCGAAAGCACCATCATGCAGACCATCATCCAGATGACCTGA
- the flgF gene encoding flagellar basal-body rod protein FlgF yields the protein MDKLLYVAMTGASQNALAQKAHANNLANISTNGFQRDLEQARSMPVFGDSFPSRAFAMTERPATDFSEGPLVETGRDLDVAVTGKGFIAVQAPDGSEAYVRTGSLNIDALGVLRAGNGMPVIGNGGPIAIPPEQKVEVGADGTISIRSMGEDPRVMAEVDRIKLVNPDTKGLTKGLDGLIHTRDGQPAAADVNVRVVSGFLEGSNVNAVEEMTSVLALSRQFELHVKMMNTAKEGDEAMARVLQIG from the coding sequence GTGGACAAGTTGCTTTATGTGGCCATGACCGGTGCCAGCCAGAACGCGCTGGCGCAGAAGGCCCACGCCAACAACCTGGCGAACATTTCCACCAACGGTTTCCAGCGTGACCTGGAGCAGGCGCGCTCGATGCCGGTGTTCGGCGACAGCTTTCCGTCGCGCGCCTTTGCCATGACCGAGCGCCCGGCCACCGACTTCAGCGAAGGCCCGCTGGTCGAGACCGGTCGCGACCTGGACGTCGCGGTGACCGGCAAGGGCTTCATTGCCGTGCAGGCGCCCGATGGCAGCGAAGCCTACGTGCGTACCGGCAGCCTGAACATCGACGCCCTTGGCGTGCTGCGTGCCGGCAACGGCATGCCGGTGATCGGCAACGGTGGCCCGATCGCCATTCCACCGGAGCAGAAGGTGGAAGTGGGGGCCGACGGCACCATCAGCATTCGCTCCATGGGTGAAGACCCGCGGGTAATGGCCGAGGTCGACCGCATCAAGCTGGTCAATCCGGACACCAAAGGCCTGACCAAGGGCCTGGATGGCCTGATCCATACCCGCGACGGCCAGCCGGCCGCCGCCGACGTCAATGTGCGGGTGGTGTCGGGCTTCCTGGAAGGCAGCAACGTCAATGCCGTCGAGGAAATGACCTCGGTGCTGGCGCTGTCCCGCCAGTTCGAACTGCACGTCAAGATGATGAACACGGCCAAGGAAGGCGACGAAGCCATGGCTCGGGTTTTGCAAATCGGCTAA